A window of Xiphophorus hellerii strain 12219 chromosome 19, Xiphophorus_hellerii-4.1, whole genome shotgun sequence contains these coding sequences:
- the mtfr1l gene encoding mitochondrial fission regulator 1-like isoform X2, translating to METETEMIPIWQNKPHGAARSVVRRIGSTLPLKPPQRACFQELPGLPSLRPLDGPSVPTLADIAWIVADEEETYARVRSDSRPLKHEWRPTPLLVLHRNSSVPNFRREGKRMEGLRKPGVTALNRTTALQEELSRLRAQIAKIVASDSDSNPLTPELLSPDDTSMAFSMAPFEAASFQPAAAAAAPASFVISDVTEEEEEEDDEEPVEEDEKDVVSVVSELLPDPLPPVSMTASATFDLDRPSMEFREAEEDTVSLSKSTSFADVMDILKDMNKMKMSKDRALILCHTANSRRD from the exons atggaaacagagACA GAAATGATTCCCATCTGGCAGAATAAGCCCCACGGAGCCGCCCGCAGCGTCGTCAGAAGGATAGGCTCCACTCTTCCTCTAAAGCCTCCACAGAGGGCATGTTTTCAG GAGCTGCCCGGTCTGCCCTCGCTCCGTCCGCTCGACGGCCCGTCGGTTCCGACCTTGGCTGACATCGCCTGGATCGTCGCAGACGAGGAGGAGACGTATGCCAGAGTCAG AAGCGACTCGCGGCCCCTGAAACACGAGTGGCGGCCCACGCCGCTCCTCGTTCTGCACAGGAACTCGTCCGTGCCGAACTTCCGGCGGGAGGGGAAGCGGATGGAGGGTCTGAGGAAGCCGGGCGTGACGGCGCTAAACCGAACCACGGcgctgcaggaggagctgagCCGCCTCAGAGCGCAGATCGCCAAGATCGTTGCCAGCGACTCGG ACTCCAACCCGCTGACCCCTGAACTTCTCTCCCCCGACGACACCAGCATGGCGTTCTCCATGGCGCCGTTCGAGGCCGCCTCCTTCCAGCCGgcggccgccgccgccgctccCGCTTCCTTCGTCATCAGCGACGtcactgaggaggaagaggaggaggacgacgaAGAGCCAGTGGAGGAAGATGAGAAGGACGTGGTCTCCGTCGTGTCGGAGCTGCTGCCCGACCCGCTGCCGCCGGTTTCCATGACGGCGTCGGCGACCTTCGACCTGGACCGGCCCAGCATGGAGTTCAGGGAGGCGGAGGAAGACACGGTGTCGCTGTCCAAGTCGACGAGTTTCGCCGACGTCATGGACATCCTGAAGGACATGAACAAGATGAAGATGAGCAAAGACAG GGCTCTGATACTCTGTCATacagcaaacagcaggagagactaa
- the mtfr1l gene encoding mitochondrial fission regulator 1-like isoform X1, producing METETEMIPIWQNKPHGAARSVVRRIGSTLPLKPPQRACFQELPGLPSLRPLDGPSVPTLADIAWIVADEEETYARVRSDSRPLKHEWRPTPLLVLHRNSSVPNFRREGKRMEGLRKPGVTALNRTTALQEELSRLRAQIAKIVASDSDSNPLTPELLSPDDTSMAFSMAPFEAASFQPAAAAAAPASFVISDVTEEEEEEDDEEPVEEDEKDVVSVVSELLPDPLPPVSMTASATFDLDRPSMEFREAEEDTVSLSKSTSFADVMDILKDMNKMKMSKDRYSRGCTSLREEDSATLISEALRKKFVLKEEDSAAAVKRK from the exons atggaaacagagACA GAAATGATTCCCATCTGGCAGAATAAGCCCCACGGAGCCGCCCGCAGCGTCGTCAGAAGGATAGGCTCCACTCTTCCTCTAAAGCCTCCACAGAGGGCATGTTTTCAG GAGCTGCCCGGTCTGCCCTCGCTCCGTCCGCTCGACGGCCCGTCGGTTCCGACCTTGGCTGACATCGCCTGGATCGTCGCAGACGAGGAGGAGACGTATGCCAGAGTCAG AAGCGACTCGCGGCCCCTGAAACACGAGTGGCGGCCCACGCCGCTCCTCGTTCTGCACAGGAACTCGTCCGTGCCGAACTTCCGGCGGGAGGGGAAGCGGATGGAGGGTCTGAGGAAGCCGGGCGTGACGGCGCTAAACCGAACCACGGcgctgcaggaggagctgagCCGCCTCAGAGCGCAGATCGCCAAGATCGTTGCCAGCGACTCGG ACTCCAACCCGCTGACCCCTGAACTTCTCTCCCCCGACGACACCAGCATGGCGTTCTCCATGGCGCCGTTCGAGGCCGCCTCCTTCCAGCCGgcggccgccgccgccgctccCGCTTCCTTCGTCATCAGCGACGtcactgaggaggaagaggaggaggacgacgaAGAGCCAGTGGAGGAAGATGAGAAGGACGTGGTCTCCGTCGTGTCGGAGCTGCTGCCCGACCCGCTGCCGCCGGTTTCCATGACGGCGTCGGCGACCTTCGACCTGGACCGGCCCAGCATGGAGTTCAGGGAGGCGGAGGAAGACACGGTGTCGCTGTCCAAGTCGACGAGTTTCGCCGACGTCATGGACATCCTGAAGGACATGAACAAGATGAAGATGAGCAAAGACAG GTACAGCCGCGGTTGCACGTCGCTCAGAGAGGAAGACTCCGCCACGCTGATTTCTGAAGCTCTGAGGAAAAAGTTTGTCCTGAAGGAAGAggattctgctgctgctgtgaaacGGAAGTAG